A portion of the Adhaeribacter radiodurans genome contains these proteins:
- a CDS encoding DUF4249 domain-containing protein, producing MKNFVFFFFSFLMLALTSCETVVDLDLKQSEPKLAVEAIITDQANQNTVKLTLSAPYAKNVEPTPVNDAQVIITDNAGNTIPFIHETNGLYKPATDFKGVIGRSYTLTILANGQSYTATSVLNSVPTLDKVTYEYVDGKNDDYGREEGYYISTAFQDIAGVKNYYKLYVVVNGQLRQQQSSDILVTEDKLYDGSYLDDLQLFTAFAQNDQLEVNLLSLTKEAYDFYAAMSDLANQGGLMGRNPANLPTNISNGAVGFFSTSAISSKSLVIE from the coding sequence ATGAAAAATTTTGTTTTTTTCTTTTTCAGTTTTCTGATGCTGGCATTAACCAGTTGTGAAACCGTAGTAGACCTGGACCTGAAACAAAGTGAACCGAAACTAGCCGTTGAAGCCATTATAACTGACCAGGCTAACCAAAACACGGTAAAATTAACCTTATCGGCACCCTATGCTAAAAATGTAGAACCCACTCCCGTTAACGATGCCCAGGTAATAATAACCGATAATGCCGGCAATACTATTCCATTCATCCATGAAACCAATGGGTTGTACAAGCCCGCGACAGATTTTAAAGGGGTAATTGGACGAAGTTATACGCTTACCATCCTGGCTAACGGGCAATCGTACACGGCAACCTCAGTATTGAATTCGGTACCCACTTTAGACAAAGTAACTTATGAATATGTGGATGGTAAAAACGACGATTATGGCCGCGAAGAAGGGTATTATATCTCCACTGCTTTTCAGGATATAGCTGGGGTAAAAAACTATTATAAACTATATGTAGTGGTAAACGGCCAGCTTCGGCAACAGCAATCCAGTGATATTCTGGTAACCGAAGATAAATTATACGATGGCTCTTACCTGGACGATTTACAGCTATTTACTGCTTTTGCCCAGAACGACCAACTAGAAGTAAATCTGTTATCGCTTACCAAAGAAGCCTATGATTTTTACGCCGCTATGAGCGATTTAGCTAACCAGGGTGGTTTAATGGGGCGGAATCCGGCCAATCTGCCCACCAACATCAGCAATGGCGCAGTAGGTTTCTTCTCAACTAGTGCTATCTCCTCTAAATCTCTAGTAATTGAATAG
- a CDS encoding TonB-dependent receptor, with protein sequence MKKLVFLFLLFFPLVMYGQQKYTISGNLKDTQNGEDLVGATISVQGSTAGTTTNTYGFYSLTLPAGPYTLVYSYLGYTAIAQSIYLNQNINLNLELTPSAATLQEVVITSHKKDANVQQNKMSTDVLPMETIKTLPAFMGEVDVMKTIQMLPGVQSGGEGTSGFYVRGGSIDQNLIQLDEAPVYNASHLMGFFSVFNADAIKEVELYKGGIPAEYGGRLSSLVDIRMKEGNNKHFDAYGGIGTIASRFTLEGPIVKDKSSFILSGRRTYADMFLKLSSDENINKNKLYFYDLNTKLNYKIGKKDRLFISGYFGRDVFQYKELMRMDWGNATATARWNHLFTDKLFSNFTAIYSNFNYNIGMPSGNTAFSWKSNIEDVNLKADFSYFPNNRNTIKFGLSSIYHTFKPGIIQPRSETSVVRELLLDEKYALENAFYLSNEQEISPHFSFTYGLRYSFFQNMGGRVQNYDATHQLVTDTVTYARTHIYKTQGGFEPRLSARLLLNENSSLKASYNRTLQYLHLASNATSASPFDVYIPSGKYIKPQSANQIALGYFRNFRQNTLEASAEVYYKDLKNQIDFRDNAELLLNNNLETEILTGTGKAYGLELMVKKQTGRLTGWASYTLSHTERTIKGINSDKAYPVRQDKPHNLAVVMSYQISDRLTLGANQMYSSGNVVTMPSGSYRNGNIIVPIYTERNGYRLRDYHRLDLSLTLNNKKQPGQKYESSWNFSVFNAYGRKNVFSVQLDQTEETPSRMESKEISIIGAAIQAVTYNFKF encoded by the coding sequence ATGAAAAAATTAGTATTCCTATTTTTACTCTTTTTCCCGCTGGTGATGTACGGGCAACAAAAGTATACCATCAGCGGGAACTTAAAAGACACCCAGAACGGGGAAGATCTGGTTGGCGCCACCATTAGCGTACAAGGTAGTACAGCCGGAACCACTACGAATACCTACGGCTTTTACTCTTTAACCTTACCCGCCGGTCCATACACCTTGGTTTATTCTTATTTGGGTTATACTGCCATTGCCCAATCCATTTACCTGAATCAGAATATAAACTTGAATCTGGAACTTACCCCGAGTGCGGCCACCCTGCAGGAAGTAGTTATTACCAGTCACAAAAAAGATGCAAACGTCCAGCAAAACAAGATGAGTACCGACGTTCTGCCCATGGAAACTATTAAAACTTTACCTGCTTTTATGGGGGAAGTAGACGTGATGAAAACCATCCAGATGCTGCCCGGGGTACAATCGGGTGGGGAAGGCACTTCTGGTTTCTACGTGCGGGGCGGTAGCATCGACCAGAATTTAATTCAACTGGATGAAGCGCCCGTTTATAATGCTTCTCACCTGATGGGTTTCTTTTCGGTGTTTAATGCCGATGCGATAAAAGAAGTAGAACTTTACAAAGGTGGTATCCCGGCCGAATACGGCGGTCGCTTATCTTCTCTGGTAGACATCCGGATGAAAGAAGGCAACAACAAACACTTTGATGCATATGGCGGAATAGGCACCATAGCCAGTCGCTTTACCCTGGAAGGCCCTATTGTAAAAGATAAAAGCTCGTTTATTCTATCGGGGCGCCGTACCTACGCCGATATGTTCCTGAAGTTAAGCTCCGATGAAAATATTAATAAAAATAAGCTGTACTTCTACGACCTTAACACTAAGTTAAACTATAAAATTGGCAAAAAAGACCGTTTATTTATTTCGGGTTACTTTGGCCGGGATGTGTTCCAGTATAAAGAACTCATGCGCATGGATTGGGGTAATGCAACCGCTACGGCCCGTTGGAATCATTTATTCACCGATAAACTGTTCTCTAACTTTACGGCCATTTACAGCAACTTTAACTACAATATTGGTATGCCCAGCGGCAACACGGCTTTTAGCTGGAAGTCTAATATTGAGGATGTAAATTTAAAAGCTGATTTTTCTTACTTTCCGAATAACCGCAATACCATAAAATTTGGTCTTAGCTCTATTTACCATACTTTTAAGCCGGGTATCATTCAGCCGCGGTCTGAAACTTCGGTAGTGAGGGAACTCTTGCTCGACGAAAAATATGCCCTGGAAAATGCTTTTTATTTGAGCAATGAGCAGGAAATTTCGCCCCATTTTTCTTTTACGTATGGTTTGCGGTATTCCTTTTTCCAGAATATGGGCGGTCGGGTACAGAATTACGATGCTACCCACCAACTCGTAACAGATACCGTTACTTACGCCCGCACCCACATTTACAAAACGCAGGGCGGTTTCGAACCGCGCCTATCTGCCCGCTTATTGCTAAACGAGAACAGCTCCTTAAAAGCTTCTTACAACCGTACCCTACAATACCTGCACCTGGCTTCCAATGCTACTTCGGCCTCGCCGTTTGATGTGTACATTCCGTCGGGCAAATACATTAAGCCGCAATCGGCCAACCAAATAGCACTGGGCTATTTCCGGAATTTCCGCCAAAATACCTTGGAGGCCTCCGCGGAAGTGTATTACAAAGACCTGAAAAACCAAATTGATTTCCGCGATAACGCCGAACTGCTATTAAATAATAACCTGGAAACCGAAATTTTAACGGGTACCGGAAAAGCGTATGGCCTGGAATTAATGGTTAAAAAACAAACCGGCCGTTTAACTGGCTGGGCCAGCTACACCTTATCCCACACGGAGCGCACCATAAAAGGCATTAATAGCGACAAAGCCTACCCGGTGCGGCAAGATAAGCCGCACAACCTGGCGGTGGTAATGTCTTACCAGATCTCGGACCGTCTAACCCTCGGGGCAAACCAGATGTATAGCAGTGGCAATGTGGTAACCATGCCTTCGGGCTCCTACCGCAACGGTAATATAATTGTACCCATTTATACCGAACGCAACGGTTACCGGCTCCGCGATTATCACCGCCTGGATTTATCTTTAACCCTAAATAATAAAAAACAACCGGGGCAGAAATACGAATCCAGCTGGAATTTCTCGGTATTTAATGCCTATGGTCGCAAGAACGTGTTCTCGGTTCAACTAGACCAAACCGAAGAAACACCTTCCCGGATGGAATCAAAAGAAATCTCCATTATTGGGGCAGCCATTCAGGCGGTTACCTACAATTTTAAATTTTAA
- a CDS encoding alpha/beta hydrolase: MKKFLFYSVLVFLFSCEEENIDPNLVESFSLTSANTGRDYTISVHLPEDYSLSANTYATLYVLDAEQDEDFVAITSKKVSAALNKSNVIVIGIRYKKDNARDIDYTPTVTHHGKGGSAAFLTFIKEELIPRIQTDYRADTLRSQRTIIGHSYGGLLGAYAFIKHNELFGNYLLLSPSLFYDNSIILQYEQQIRPSIKNKKQLVFVGAGSTEKDLLVANDLFYRRLVNFYPHTTSLFSLVPGKGHLASKNTDIEKAIHFYYKNR, translated from the coding sequence ATGAAAAAGTTTCTTTTCTATTCCGTTTTAGTATTTCTTTTCAGTTGTGAAGAAGAAAATATAGATCCAAACCTAGTAGAATCGTTTTCCCTTACTTCGGCGAATACTGGCCGGGATTATACTATTTCTGTTCACTTACCCGAAGATTACTCCCTTTCTGCTAATACCTATGCTACCCTGTATGTGCTGGATGCCGAACAGGACGAAGACTTTGTGGCTATAACCTCAAAAAAAGTAAGTGCGGCTTTGAATAAGTCCAATGTAATAGTAATAGGTATTCGGTATAAAAAAGATAATGCCCGGGATATAGATTATACCCCAACTGTTACACATCATGGAAAAGGAGGGAGCGCGGCTTTTTTAACCTTTATCAAAGAAGAATTAATTCCCCGCATTCAGACGGATTATCGGGCAGATACGCTGCGCAGTCAAAGAACCATTATTGGTCATTCTTATGGGGGGCTGTTAGGAGCGTATGCTTTTATTAAACATAACGAGTTGTTTGGCAATTATCTCTTGCTTAGTCCGTCCTTATTTTATGATAATTCCATTATTCTCCAATACGAACAGCAAATCAGGCCTTCTATAAAAAATAAGAAGCAATTGGTATTTGTGGGCGCGGGCAGTACTGAGAAAGACTTGTTAGTGGCTAACGATTTATTTTACCGGCGATTAGTAAATTTTTACCCTCATACTACCTCTTTATTTTCCCTGGTACCGGGCAAAGGTCATCTGGCATCCAAGAATACAGATATTGAAAAAGCCATTCATTTTTATTATAAAAATAGATAA